The proteins below are encoded in one region of Hordeum vulgare subsp. vulgare chromosome 3H, MorexV3_pseudomolecules_assembly, whole genome shotgun sequence:
- the LOC123444911 gene encoding pumilio homolog 1-like, which produces MLSERPLAMRQEMGGPREEDEPEDELEALLRAGGGGALRRGEEAGEKERLSIFRSGSAPPTIEGSLNAIGGLLRGGGEPARTAAAVPDAEELNGHGGLLSEEELRADPAYLSYYYSHANLNPRLPPPVLTKEDWRSTQRLKAGVGVVGGIGDRRKAVQEEAGQGMAAAGMSLFPRSPGFDREEDGSKGVGGAAEWVDRGGDGLIGLSLGRQRSFADMLQDNLGRRTPTSEHPSREASRNSFLDNQESVDPSENQYSLHNDTMDAHRSVGNAQSVGGLSSINGSASQTFASVLGSSASRNATPDSHYIPRVPSPGLPPVGARISSNEKRLSCSSSSFNTVSSKALEPDDILTALSSMNLSKGGTLNDNSNISQTKFQREIRDYHNFALGPQAAQVSSRQYSAMLEADAEYAGVPSMSQPPNSSFADIKNSPPNLADFRGSTNTRFDGHGEIKRSSTLSARSYQKSPPSSNASPGGSPAQHQNLDGTNSAFLNYGLSGYSLNPGFNSMMMNGIGSGSMPPLFESGAAASAIASLGSDSRNLGSNISSPPALSLSDLHNLGRSNNQTATGLQSPLSDPFYVQYLKAAQYTAQEAATYSDPYMERGFMGSSYADLTLVQKAYVEALLQQKQYGMPLGKSVASNHGYYSNMGYGMGMAYPGSPLGSPVASPSGPGSPIRLGERNLRFPSNTRSLSGWNADPSGYMNGNFPSSLLDEFKSNKARSFDLAEIAGNVVEFSADQYGSRFIQQKLETATIEEKSMVFEEIMPHALSLMTDVFGNYVVQKFFEHGSSTQRRELADKLFGHVLTLSMQMYGCRVIQKAIEVVDLDQKTKMVTELDGHIMRCVRDQNGNHVIQKCIECIPEDSIQFIILTFYGQVVTLSTHPYGCRVIQRVLEHCTDTNTQQIVMDEILQSVCMLAQDQYGNYVIQHVMQHGKPHERSFIIEKLAGQIIQMSQQKFASNVVEKCLTFGGPSEREVIINEMLGTTDENEPLQAMMKDQFGNYVVQKVLETCDDQQRELILSRIKVHLNALKKYTYGKHIVARVEKLVAAGERRIGLQSSQYPS; this is translated from the exons ATGCTCAGCGAGAGACCTTTGGCGATGCGTCAGGAGATGGGCGGCccgagggaggaggacgagccggAGGACGAGCTTGAGGCTTTGCTCCGTGCCGGTGGCGGTGGAGCGCTTCGGCGaggggaggaggccggcgagaAGGAACGGCTCAGCATATTCCGAAGCGGGTCGGCGCCGCCGACCATAGAGGGTTCGCTAAACGCCATCGGCGGCTTGCTCCGCGGTGGCGGTGAGCCGGCCCGGACTGCTGCCGCCGTTCCTGATGCTGAGGAGTTGAACGGACATGGTGGACTCCTGtcggaggaggagctccgggcTGACCCAGCCTACCTGTCTTACTACTACTCGCACGCCAATCTCAACCCGAGGTTGCCACCGCCGGTCCTGACAAAGGAGGATTGGCGGTCAACACAGCGGCTGAAGGCAGGGGTAGGTGTGGTGGGAGGTATTGGAGACAGGAGGAAGGCAGTGCAAGAGGAGGCTGGACAGGGGATGGCCGCCGCCGGGATGTCGCTGTTCCCGCGGAGTCCTGGTTTCGACCGGGAGGAGGATGGAAGCAAGGGTGTGGGTGGTGCTGCAGAGTGGGTGGATAGAGGAGGTGATGGGCTCATTGGGTTATCACTAGGGcggcaacgcagctttgctgatatGCTTCAG GATAACCTTGGCCGCAGAACACCTACTTCAGAACACCCCTCCCGGGAAGCCAGTCGCAATTCATTTCTTGACAACCAGGAATCAGTTGATCCGTCTGAGAACCAATACTCTTTACATAATGATACTATGGATGCACATCGTTCTGTTGGAAATGCACAAAGTGTCGGCGGTCTTTCCAGTATTAATGGATCTGCATCTCAAACTTTTGCTTCTGTTCTGGGTTCATCAGCTTCAAGGAATGCGACACCAGATTCCCATTATATCCCTAGGGTTCCTAGCCCTGGCCTTCCACCTGTTGGCGCTAGGATTAGTTCTAATGAGAAGAGACTGAGTTGCTCGTCGTCATCATTCAACACAGTATCATCAAAAGCACTCGAGCCTGATGATATATTAACTGCACTATCTAGCATGAACTTGTCAAAAGGTGGCACTttgaacgacaacagcaacattaGTCAAACAAAGTTTCAGCGAGAGATAAGAGACTACCATAATTTTGCTCTTGGGCCGCAAGCTGCTCAAGTCAGCAGTAGGCAGTATTCTGCGATGTTGGAAGCAGATGCTGAATATGCGGGTGTACCATCAATGTCGCAACCACCAAATTCTTCATTTGCTGATATTAAGAATAGTCCCCCTAATCTAGCAGATTTCAGAGGTTCCACAAACACACGGTTTGATGGGCACGGGGAGATAAAAAGATCTTCTACTCTTTCTGCTCGTTCATATCAGAAGTCACCACCATCTTCTAATGCAAGCCCAGGTGGTTCTCCTGCTCAACATCAGAATCTTGATGGAACAAATTCAGCATTTCTTAACTATGGGCTCAGTGGATATTCACTCAATCCGGGTTTCAACTCTATGATGATGAATGGTATTGGTTCAGGTAGCATGCCTCCTCTGTTTGAAAGTGGTGCAGCAGCATCTGCTATAGCTTCACTTGGGTCAGATTCAAGAAATCTTGGTAGCAATATTTCGTCACCACCTGCCTTAAGTCTATCTGATCTGCATAACCTTGGTAGATCCAATAATCAAACAGCCACTGGTCTTCAGTCTCCTCTCTCCGATCCTTTTTATGTTCAGTATTTGAAGGCAGCTCAATATACAGCTCAGGAAGCAGCCACCTACAGTGATCCTTACATGGAAAGAGGTTTCATGGGTAGTTCGTATGCTGATTTAACACTAGTTCAGAAAGCTTATGTTGAAGCTTTGCTTCAGCAGAAGCAATATGGAATGCCACTTGGTAAATCGGTAGCCTCAAATCATGGTTATTATAGCAATATGGGTTACGGCATGGGTATGGCATACCCTGGAAGCCCTTTGGGAAGTCCTGTTGCTTCCCCATCAGGTCCTGGCAGTCCAATTAGGCTCGGTGAGCGGAATCTGAGGTTCCCTTCGAACACGAGAAGCTTGAGTGGTTGGAACGCTGATCCAAGTGGCTATATGAATGGGAACTTCCCATCTTCACTTTTGGATGAATTCAAAAGCAATAAGGCCAGAAGCTTTGACCTTGCTGAGATTGCTGGGAATGTGGTGGAGTTCAG TGCTGACCAATATGGAAGTCGTTTCATACAGCAAAAACTTGAAACTGCGACAATTGAGGAAAAAAGCATGGTTTTTGAGGAGATCATGCCTCACGCTCTCTCATTGATGACCGATGTATTTGGGAATTATGTAGTGCAGAAG ttttttGAGCATGGGAGCTCCACACAGCGAAGGGAGTTGGCTgataaactatttggacatgtaCTAACTCTTAGCATGCAGATGTATGGTTGTCGAGTTATCCAAAAG GCAATAGAGGTTGTTGATCTGGACCAGAAGACAAAAATGGTTACTGAGCTTGATGGTCATATCATGCGATGTGTGCGTGATCAAAATGGAAACCATGTTATCCAGAAATGTATTGAGTGTATACCAGAAGATTCCATTCAGTTTATTATCTTGACATTCTATGGTCAAGTCGTTACACTGTCCACTCACCCCTATGGCTGCAGAGTCATACAG AGAGTACTGGAGCATTGCACTGATACAAACACACAGCAGATTGTCATGGATGAAATATTGCAATCTGTATGCATGCTGGCACAAGACCAGTATGGAAATTATGTTATCCAG CATGTTATGCAGCATGGGAAGCCTCATGAGCGGTCTTTTATTATTGAAAAGCTAGCTGGACAGATCATCCAGATGAGCCAACAGAAATTTGCCTCAAATGTTGTCGAGAAGTGTCTAACATTTGGAGGACCTTCAGAGCGGGAAGTTATCATAAATGAAATGCTTGGAACTACTGACGAGAATGAGCCTCTCCAG GCCATGATGAAGGATCAGTTTGGTAACTATGTTGTACAGAAAGTACTAGAGACCTGTGATGATCAGCAGAGAGAGCTGATTCTTTCACGAATAAAGGTTCATTTAAATGCGCTGAAGAAATATACATATGGAAAGCACATTGTTGCTCGAGTGGAAAAACTCGTTGCTGCTGGTG AGAGGAGGATCGGACTTCAGTCGTCGCAATATCCTTCCTAA
- the LOC123440532 gene encoding transcription factor PCL1-like yields the protein MLSPRVVRPQPHDGAASAGSSSSRRHMVDRVPEWELGLPSPAELTPVSQPLIPPALAAAFGIGPADAPVDAGFLHDSPTSHLPPRFDEYDEEDEEEEGEGETDDPAAAAASAAGGRRGGFGKKARMVWTPELHHRFVEAVEHLGEKGAVPKAIVRLMNVDGLTRENVASHLQKYRLYLKRSTPAAAAPSPPPPPYFPRFDVQRPRQQSANRGGYCGYPYVSYQKLGCD from the coding sequence ATGTTATCCCCTCGCGTCGTCCGGCCCCAGCCCCACGACGGCGCggcctccgccggctcctcctcgtcgcGGCGCCACATGGTGGACCGCGTGCCCGAGTGGGAGCTCGGCCTGCCCTCGCCCGCCGAGCTGACGCCCGTCTCGCAGCCGCTCATCCCGCCGGCTCTCGCCGCGGCCTTCGGGATCGGCCCCGCCGACGCCCCCGTCGACGCCGGCTTCCTCCACGACTCGCCCACCTCCCACCTGCCCCCCAGGTTCGACGAgtacgacgaggaggacgaggaggaggagggggagggcgaGACCGacgaccccgccgccgccgccgcctccgccgccgggGGCCGGAGAGGCGGCTTTGGGAAGAAGGCGAGGATGGTCTGGACGCCGGAGCTGCACCACCGGTTCGTCGAGGCCGTCGAGCACCTCGGCGAGAAGGGCGCCGTGCCCAAGGCCATCGTGCGCCTCATGAACGTCGACGGCCTCACGCGGGAGAACGTCGCCAGCCACCTCCAGAAGTACCGCCTCTACCTCAAGCGctccacccccgccgccgccgcgccatcgccgccgccgccgccctactTCCCCCGTTTCGACGTCCAGCGGCCGCGTCAACAATCCGCCAACCGGGGCGGCTACTGCGGGTATCCGTATGTTTCCTACCAGAAGCTCGGATGCGATTAA